In Panulirus ornatus isolate Po-2019 chromosome 59, ASM3632096v1, whole genome shotgun sequence, the following are encoded in one genomic region:
- the LOC139767254 gene encoding uncharacterized protein has product MAGLARALSLLLVATIARAGHECERLCVVGETRTCHYEFHVQEYHTLSRACFDCPRTLEDCSRAECVAGDGVPRPLLTVNRQMPGPSIQVCEGDQVVVDVFNNQLSDTEIIHWHGMKMMGQQYYDGAPFITQCPMMGGVFRYNFLANTPGTHFWHSHVGVHRGSAVFGSLVVRQADDEHLGIYHDDSFAHVIVLQDWVHLSASSMFSSHYHYTMKDFASTILVNGKGINSAAEIEGVERVVVPLEVIHVTSGTKHRLRIVGATGLNCPIVVSVDSHRLTIIALDGQETIPFTTDSFVIYSGERYDVVLEANQPVGNYWIKFNGLIDCQQNQCVQGAVLRYDGAPENDPTPSLVYDPSYPPGVVVNPVNTNGDEPHEVTMVDLDALAPSLLQPQVDRQFYLAFDFKQVNNSMLFNPDLYPFNGVSEEWQIYTPQVNGLSFKFPATPPLSQPEAAQPTICLYDETPPCMGDFCSCTYVLEVRLGQTVEMVLVDEGNIGDENHPFHLHGYSFDVVAMGRLGDHTSAEEVAALDAAGGIPRKLENPVKKDTVTIPDGGYTIIRFTANNPGWWLLHCHLVFHAELGMAALLHVGEPQDLPPLPKGFPTCGSYMPEL; this is encoded by the exons ATGGCGGGGTTGGCGCGCGCCCTAAGCTTGCTCCTGGTCGCCACCATCGCAA GGGCGGGCCACGAGTGCGAGCGTCTCTGCGTCGTGGGCGAAACCCGCACGTGCCACTACGAGTTCCACGTGCAGGAGTACCACACGCTGAGCCGTGCCTGCTTCGACTGCCCTCGGACCCTGGAGGACTGCTCGCGCGCGGAGTGTGTGGCGGGGGACGGTGTCCCCAGACCGCTCCTGACCGTCAACCGTCAGATGCCAGGACCAAGTATTCAG gtgtgtgagggtgaCCAGGTGGTGGTAGACGTGTTCAACAACCAGCTGTCGGACACGGAGATCATCCACTGGCACGGGATGAAAATGATGGGCCAGCAGTACTATGATGGGGCACCGTTCATCACCCAGTGCCCCATGATGGGAGGGGTCTTCCGGTACAACTTCCTGGCCAACACTCCCGGTACACACTTCTGGCACTCCCACGTAG GTGTTCACCGTGGGAGCGCAGTGTTCGGGTCGTTGGTCGTGCGTCAGGCAGACGATGAGCACTTGGGGATATACCACGACGACTCCTTCGCCCATGTTATCGTCCTGCAGGACTGGGTACACCTGTCTGCCTCGAGCATGTTCAGCAGCCATTATCACTACACCATGAAGGACTTCGCCAGCACCATCCTGGTGAACGGCAAGGGCATCAACTCGGCAGCAGAG ATAGAGGGCGTGGAGCGAGTGGTCGTGCCTCTGGAGGTCATCCACGTGACCTCTGGGACGAAGCATCGTCTGCGCATCGTTGGCGCCACGGGCCTCAACTGCCCCATCGTCGTTAGCGTGGACAGCCACCGCCTCACCATCATCGCCTTGGATGGCCAGGAAACCATCCCCTTCACCACAGATTCTTTCGTCATCTACAGCG GGGAGAGATATGACGTCGTCCTGGAAGCCAATCAACCTGTGGGGAACTACTGGATCAAGTTCAATGGCCTTATAGACTGCCA GCAGAACCAGTGTGTGCAGGGCGCTGTGCTGCGGTACGACGGGGCCCCCGAGAACGACCCTACCCCCAGCCTTGTCTACGACCCCAGTTATCCCCCAGGAGTC GTCGTGAACCCAGTCAACACGAACGGCGACGAACCCCACGAGGTAACGATGGTTGACCTGGACGCCCTGGCCCCTAGCCTCCTGCAACCCCAGGTCGACCGGCAGTTCTACCTCGCCTTCGACTTCAAACAGGTTAACAACAGCATGTTGTTCAACCCTGACCTCTACCCGTTTAATGGAG TGTCCGAGGAGTGGCAGATCTACACTCCTCAGGTGAACGGCCTCAGCTTCAAATTCCCCGCCACACCGCCACTGTCGCAACCCGAGGCAGCGCAGCCCACCATCTGTCTCTACGACGAG acGCCACCGTGCATGGGGGATTTCTGCAGCTGCACCTACGTCTTGGAGGTGAGGCTTGGCCAGACGGTGGAAATGGTCCTGGTGGACGAGGGAAACATCGGCGACGAAAACCATCCCTTCCACCTGCACGGCTACAGCTTCGACGTCGTGGCCATGGGCCGTCTCGGAGA CCACACGTCGGCGGAGGAAGTGGCGGCCCTGGACGCTGCTGGAGGCATCCCCAGGAAGCTGGAGAATCCTGTGAAGAAGGACACGGTCACAATTCCTGATGGTGGCTACACCATCATCAGGTTTACTGCTAACAACCCTG GATGGTGGCTGCTACACTGTCACCTTGTGTTTCACGCCGAGCTGGGAATGGCAGCCCTCCTGCATGTCGGGGAACCCCAGGACCTCCCGCCCTTACCCAAGGGCTTCCCCACCTGCGGCTCCTACATGCCTGAGCTCTAG